From a region of the Fibrobacter sp. UWB2 genome:
- the polA gene encoding DNA polymerase I, whose protein sequence is MAEKTLLLLDSFALAFRMFYAYSQNPLVNSKGEDVSMMHGYWGAVLRILAKHKPTHFAIARDVAHTKTFRHELYPDYKANRGPMPEEMAAQMPLLCESMEASGIPLLSEPGYEADDVMASAAEAAVNAGFDHVVIISKDKDMSQIVTDKIHLFHLEKGADGIDFGPQQVLEKYGIPPEKIRDYLALMGDSSDNVPGVPKVGPKTAIQLLTEYGDMDNIYANLDNIKKKGLHDNLANNKEQAFLSRELVTLQTKRAYHGNLDALEFCGIHSDTLENIFREHEINSLIRLLENVPSKTGFVRKDDSGESSDSSDDAAGDSSESGKVVKASFPADLPPTYICVDNEETFEQMKKEFDEATEIGIDTETDGLDPMQCNIVGLCLAAAAKDGSVPKGYYIPLGHTDDIGFPYPAGKGGNFDFNVTKKWFVEFWNDSCAHSDKKSKRSLVFHNAKFDLHVLARTFGLTQKQIDSANIIDTLIAAWMLSPGQTGLGLDNQVMQLLQHEMIPIENLIGRGKNQITFNRTPIKDATEYGAEDAVYTLRLWAPLRAKLQKYDYEKYFFSQEMPLLKVLYQMEGVGAFVDTKILKKLQTDLEHRIEKLEKEICDMAGCEFNIGSPKQLGEVLFDTLGLPEIKKRSTDAAVLEELSFRSAHPIVFAVIEYRELKKMQSTYVSVLPTLVNPDTKRIHTSFIQWGTATGRLSSRDPNLQNIPVRSDLGKQIRAAFVPQNPNNVILAVDYSQIELRMLAHLSGDEALIESYKEGIDIHARTAAAINRVSLEDVTADMRRDAKVVNFGVLYGMTAFRLSRDLKIPMAQAKSFIDGYFEMYQGVQKFIDDTKAAAHRNGYVETLSGRRRYIAGIDSSDRMESQMAERMAVNTPVQGSAADLIKIAMIRIQKRINDENLPLRMMLQVHDELVFECPKDQVEELSAMVKSEMEGAMELKVPLVASVGFGKNWLEAH, encoded by the coding sequence ATGGCAGAAAAGACTTTACTACTTCTCGATTCTTTCGCACTTGCGTTCCGCATGTTCTACGCTTACAGCCAGAACCCGCTCGTCAACAGCAAGGGCGAAGACGTTTCCATGATGCACGGCTACTGGGGTGCAGTTCTCCGCATTTTAGCAAAGCACAAGCCCACGCATTTTGCGATTGCCCGCGATGTCGCGCACACAAAGACTTTCCGCCACGAACTTTACCCGGACTACAAGGCCAATCGCGGCCCCATGCCCGAAGAAATGGCGGCACAGATGCCGCTTCTCTGCGAATCGATGGAAGCCAGCGGCATCCCACTTTTGTCGGAACCCGGCTACGAAGCCGACGACGTGATGGCAAGTGCCGCCGAAGCCGCCGTCAACGCCGGTTTCGACCACGTTGTCATCATCAGCAAAGACAAGGACATGTCGCAAATCGTGACCGACAAGATCCACCTTTTCCATTTGGAAAAAGGCGCCGACGGCATCGATTTTGGACCGCAGCAAGTCCTCGAAAAATACGGCATTCCTCCTGAAAAAATCCGTGACTACCTCGCCCTCATGGGCGACTCGAGTGACAACGTCCCAGGCGTCCCGAAAGTCGGCCCAAAGACCGCCATCCAGCTGTTGACCGAATACGGCGATATGGACAACATTTATGCAAACCTCGACAACATCAAGAAGAAAGGTTTGCACGACAATCTCGCGAACAACAAAGAACAAGCGTTCCTCAGCCGCGAACTCGTGACGCTACAAACAAAGCGCGCCTACCACGGTAACCTCGACGCTCTCGAATTCTGCGGTATCCACAGCGATACTCTCGAGAACATTTTCAGGGAACACGAAATCAACAGCCTGATTCGCTTGCTCGAAAACGTTCCGAGCAAAACCGGTTTTGTGCGCAAAGACGATAGCGGCGAATCTAGCGACTCTTCCGACGACGCGGCCGGCGATTCTAGCGAATCCGGCAAAGTCGTAAAAGCAAGTTTCCCGGCCGACCTCCCGCCCACCTACATCTGCGTTGATAACGAAGAAACTTTCGAACAGATGAAAAAGGAATTCGACGAAGCGACCGAAATCGGCATTGACACCGAAACAGACGGACTCGACCCGATGCAATGCAACATTGTCGGGCTTTGCCTTGCGGCCGCCGCAAAAGACGGTAGCGTTCCCAAGGGCTACTACATTCCGCTCGGGCATACCGACGATATCGGATTCCCGTACCCCGCCGGCAAAGGTGGCAACTTCGACTTTAACGTAACAAAGAAGTGGTTCGTTGAATTCTGGAACGATTCTTGCGCACACTCCGACAAAAAATCGAAGCGTTCCCTTGTATTCCACAACGCCAAATTCGACTTACACGTTCTCGCCCGCACCTTTGGACTCACGCAAAAGCAAATCGATTCCGCCAACATCATCGATACGCTCATCGCCGCCTGGATGCTCTCGCCAGGCCAAACCGGGCTCGGTCTCGACAATCAGGTCATGCAGCTTTTGCAGCACGAGATGATCCCGATCGAGAATCTCATCGGACGCGGCAAGAACCAAATCACGTTCAACCGCACGCCCATCAAGGACGCGACCGAATACGGCGCCGAAGACGCCGTGTATACGCTCCGCCTCTGGGCACCGCTCCGCGCCAAGCTCCAGAAGTACGACTACGAAAAGTACTTCTTCAGCCAGGAAATGCCGCTCCTCAAGGTACTTTACCAGATGGAAGGCGTTGGCGCATTCGTCGACACGAAGATTCTCAAGAAATTGCAGACCGATTTGGAACACCGCATCGAAAAGCTCGAAAAAGAAATCTGCGACATGGCAGGCTGCGAATTTAACATCGGCTCTCCCAAGCAGCTCGGCGAAGTTCTCTTTGACACGCTCGGCCTCCCCGAAATCAAAAAGCGCAGCACCGATGCCGCCGTCCTCGAAGAACTCAGCTTCCGCAGCGCACACCCGATTGTTTTCGCCGTCATCGAGTACCGCGAACTCAAGAAGATGCAGAGCACCTACGTTTCCGTGCTCCCGACACTTGTGAATCCGGATACCAAGCGCATCCACACGAGCTTTATCCAGTGGGGTACAGCAACAGGCCGCCTCTCGAGCCGCGACCCGAACTTGCAAAACATCCCCGTCCGTAGCGACCTCGGCAAGCAAATCCGCGCCGCATTCGTTCCGCAGAATCCGAACAACGTGATTCTCGCGGTAGACTACTCGCAAATTGAACTCCGCATGCTTGCCCACCTGAGCGGAGATGAAGCGCTCATCGAAAGCTACAAGGAAGGCATCGACATCCACGCCCGCACGGCAGCAGCCATCAACCGCGTAAGCCTCGAAGACGTAACCGCCGATATGCGCCGCGACGCGAAGGTCGTGAACTTCGGCGTGCTCTACGGCATGACCGCCTTCCGTCTCTCCCGCGACCTGAAAATCCCGATGGCACAGGCCAAGAGCTTCATCGATGGCTACTTCGAAATGTACCAGGGCGTGCAAAAGTTCATCGACGACACCAAGGCCGCCGCCCACCGAAACGGCTATGTCGAAACGCTTTCCGGCCGCCGCCGCTACATTGCAGGCATCGACAGTTCCGACCGCATGGAATCGCAAATGGCCGAACGCATGGCCGTGAACACCCCCGTGCAAGGGAGCGCCGCCGACCTCATCAAGATTGCCATGATCCGTATCCAAAAGCGCATCAACGATGAGAACCTCCCGCTCCGCATGATGCTCCAGGTGCACGATGAACTCGTGTTCGAATGCCCGAAGGACCAGGTCGAAGAACTTTCTGCCATGGTCAAGTCCGAAATGGAAGGTGCAATGGAACTTAAAGTTCCACTCGTCGCTAGCGTCGGATTCGGCAAAAACTGGTTAGAGGCGCATTAA
- a CDS encoding NAD(P)H-hydrate dehydratase — protein MRSLLSLNLQPILSTEGMRKLDAASKEFLAKETTSEPSEKDVIQSGYTLMQEAGLALFKFVQAKALAPIAIFIGGGNNGGDGLVLAKHLLQAGIQSTVFSLAPESKFKNEAKLALDDFSQAGGSLFDFKKITEEPKQASLLLHEGFKLIVDCMLGNGAKGELRTEFATAAQIINESGLPVIAADAPTGYDSATHVRNNICIQANETMLFGFPRLDAYTKEGGPAFGKAVVAPLNYPDEVIKQFDEKNYLITENSISQLLPQRNEWGDKRNQGTAFIIAGSKDMPGAATLCTEAALRSGAGLVTLATTEAIAPIIQAKLSEPVFCSLDDFGKDSVHRGTLRHENITTLLDRAKHASAIAIGPGLSTNFGTVEAVLALLPQFKVPTVIDADALNAIAMLDDAEPRCGMVFHDEKSTIQAVNEYLRNLQQPAILTPHVREFARLFGELPNSTAIPNRLREIATSTNKVILLKGAPTYIASPDGNIYIIPVANSGMAKGGSGDVLSGIIVALLAQGLAATEAAVLGALLHQKAGRITREELGAFSMLPSDIIKNLHKAF, from the coding sequence ATGCGTTCGCTCCTGTCTTTAAATTTGCAACCGATTCTTTCTACCGAAGGCATGCGCAAGCTCGATGCCGCATCAAAAGAATTTTTAGCAAAAGAGACCACGAGCGAACCTTCTGAAAAAGACGTCATCCAAAGCGGATACACGTTAATGCAAGAGGCCGGGCTTGCGCTATTTAAGTTCGTTCAAGCAAAAGCGCTCGCCCCCATCGCAATTTTTATTGGCGGTGGGAATAATGGCGGAGACGGACTTGTACTCGCGAAGCACCTTTTGCAGGCCGGTATTCAAAGCACCGTCTTTAGTCTTGCTCCAGAAAGCAAATTCAAGAACGAAGCCAAATTAGCTCTTGACGATTTTTCGCAAGCAGGTGGTTCTCTTTTTGATTTCAAGAAAATCACCGAAGAACCCAAGCAAGCCTCACTCCTTTTGCACGAAGGATTCAAGCTCATCGTCGATTGCATGCTCGGAAACGGAGCCAAAGGCGAGCTCCGCACGGAATTTGCAACTGCGGCACAAATCATCAATGAAAGCGGGCTACCCGTCATCGCCGCAGACGCCCCTACCGGTTACGATTCTGCAACGCATGTTCGAAACAACATTTGCATTCAAGCGAATGAAACAATGTTGTTCGGATTTCCGCGTTTGGACGCTTACACAAAAGAAGGCGGCCCTGCATTCGGGAAAGCTGTCGTCGCTCCACTGAACTACCCCGACGAAGTCATCAAGCAATTTGATGAAAAGAATTACCTCATCACAGAAAATTCTATTTCGCAACTTTTACCCCAACGTAACGAATGGGGAGACAAGCGAAATCAAGGAACGGCGTTTATCATCGCAGGCTCCAAGGACATGCCGGGCGCCGCAACGCTTTGCACTGAGGCAGCCCTCCGCAGTGGTGCAGGACTTGTGACGCTCGCAACGACCGAAGCTATTGCGCCGATTATCCAAGCAAAACTTTCTGAACCCGTTTTTTGCAGTCTAGACGATTTCGGCAAAGACTCAGTGCACCGCGGAACGCTACGGCACGAAAACATTACAACGTTATTGGATCGAGCAAAACACGCAAGCGCAATCGCCATTGGCCCAGGCCTTTCAACAAACTTCGGCACGGTTGAAGCAGTCCTCGCATTACTCCCGCAGTTCAAGGTTCCAACAGTCATTGACGCCGATGCTTTAAATGCAATCGCAATGTTAGACGACGCAGAACCCAGATGCGGCATGGTATTTCATGACGAGAAGTCAACAATTCAGGCAGTCAACGAATACCTGCGCAATTTACAGCAGCCCGCCATTCTGACGCCGCACGTGCGAGAATTCGCAAGACTCTTCGGAGAGCTTCCAAACAGCACCGCCATTCCGAACCGTTTAAGAGAAATCGCCACCAGCACAAACAAAGTCATTTTGCTAAAAGGCGCCCCAACGTATATCGCCTCCCCCGATGGCAACATTTATATCATTCCCGTTGCGAATTCCGGTATGGCAAAGGGCGGTAGTGGCGACGTTCTTTCCGGCATCATCGTAGCACTCCTTGCACAAGGCTTGGCAGCAACCGAAGCGGCCGTACTCGGCGCTCTTTTGCACCAGAAAGCAGGTCGCATCACGCGCGAAGAACTCGGCGCATTCAGCATGCTCCCGAGCGACATCATCAAGAATTTGCACAAAGCGTTTTAA